CAAGTACCACGATTTCGCCGCGGGCGCGGTGATCCTCGAGGAGGCCGGCGGCCGGCTCACACACTGCGACGGCTCGGCCATGTGGCCGCGCATGCCCGACTACGGCGATATTGACGTGCTGGCCTCGAACGGCCACATCCACGACGCGTTGGTCGAGGTCGTGTCGGAAGGTTAGGGGATATCACGTGTCGGCATGTGGCGTATCCACCCACGACATGATTGGATACCTGCATCATTCCGTTGCGCCCCTTGCGGGGCTTCGGCGGGCGCGGGGGCGCCCGCCCTACGACCGAACGCGATGTCGCCTTGGCCGGAGACGATGTGTGTTTCGCATTGTCGCGTGAACATGGCGCGTGGTGGCCGTGTTTCACACATGCAGGAAGCGTGCGTCTCTGGCGCGGGGCGTGGCATGCCGTTTGCACTGGGATCGGCTGGCTGCTCCGATGGAAGGACCGGCGCGACGCTGATGCGTCGTTGGGAAGGGGCGACAGACGATCGTCAATGGGAGGTGAGGCCATGAGCATCAGGAAGATTGCGCCGATTGCGTTCCTCGTCGTGCTTGTCGGCATTGCCGCCTACCTGCTCATCAAAGAGCGCGTGACCAGCGAGGAAGCGCGCATCCGCGCGCTTATCGTCGACATCGAGCGGGCGGTCGAGAAGAAGAAGCTCAGCAAGTGCCTCGGCGTGGTCGCCGACAACTACACCGACAACTTCGGCCAGGAGTCCAAGGCGAAGCTCGAGAAGCGGCTGCACGAGCTGTTTCAGATGGCGCGCAAGATCGACGTGACGGTCGAGGACGTGAGCATCGACATCCGCGGCGACGAAGCCGATATCGCCATGACCGTCATCGCCTCCGCCGAGCTGTATTATCTCGGCCACTTCTCACTCAACAACGAGGTCGAGCACACGCGCTTCGAGCTGCTCGCCCGCAAAGACCACGGCCACTGGAAGGTCGTCCGCGCGACCGGCGTTGACACGTACAAGTAGGAGCGGAGGCGCCGCGGCGTCCCGCCGCAGCGTCCCGCCGCGATACGCCAACAACGCGTTCAGTGAGCACCTGCCCTCGACGACCATAACATGCTCGGTGCGCGCGGCGGGCCGAGGGCGACCCGCCCTACATCGCTCGCGCTTTGCTCCCACGACAATGCCGTCTAGTTCTGTCGGATAGAGTGCACTAGAGCCGGACATCAATGAGCCCGTTTTGGCGGGCTTATCTGATTGGCATAGGCCTGGGCTTTGGCGCTGGTCACGGGGACGCGAGGCTGAGGGTGGAGCGCGTTTCACCGCGCTTACCCGCCCAAGGCAGTGCACTTGGGCGCGATCGGCAGCGACGAGAAAGCCCGTTGAGACGGGCTCCAGGATGGTTGTTCCGTGGCTCTGTCACCAGCCCTGAAGGGCTGGCTTATGCTAATCGGAGAAGGCCGCTGAAACGGCCTTGTTTCGAGTATCTCGGATATCTGTGACGTGTTGTCGAATGGGGCATTGCGCTCTTGGCGCCTCCGGTGCCCCGTGTTCCCCGTGCCCCCCGTGGTTCCTTTTCCTGCTTATCCAACCACGGGGGGCACGGGGAACACGGGGGACTCACCCGCACACGAGGATGCAGTTGGCGTAGGGGGTGGCGTCGCCGGTGCGGATGGCGAGGCGGGCGTGGGCGGCGAGGTGTTTGAAGGCGACGTGGGGGAAGGTCTCGAACGGTTTCTTTGTGAGCGCTTCGAGCTCGTTGGGGCGCTCGGGGCTCAGCTCTCTCATCTCGTCCGTGATGAGGACGCGGTCGAAGTCGAAGTCGGCTGTGATGGCGCGGATGACGTCGAGGATAGTGGGGACGTTGTCGGTCAGCGCGAGGTCAATGGTCTCGACGCCGGGCGGGACGGGGAACCCCTTGTCGGCGAGCAGGAGCATCTGCGTGTGGCCGATCTCGCGCAGCGCGCCGGCCAGCATCGAGTTGAGCAGGCGCGGGGTTTCCGCCTTCGCCAAGGCTTGGGCGGATGAACCGTCCTTCGCCGCTTCGGCGGGCGCGGGGGCGCCCGCCCTACATCTCTCGACGAGGCGGTCCTTCTGCTCGCGCGTCCAGCGATCTACGAGGGAATCAACGTCGTGTTCCATTGCCTGTCCTCATCGCCAGGTCCACTTGCGCGTTCTCATGCGAGGCTTTCCCGCGCGTGGCAGTGCGGAGGCGCCGATGCGGAGCAGCTCCCTGGCTCTCTCCACGAACGTATCCCACCTGAACGGCTTCTCGATGAACTGGACATGGCCGTCGTCGAGCGTGCCCCGTGCGAGAACCTCGGCGCCCGCGGTTGCCGAGGTGAGAAGCACCGGGACGTTGTTCCCGCCGGCGCGGATCTGCTCCAGGACGTCGAAGCCCGACTTGCCGGGCATTCTGATGTTGAGAATGACGAGCGATGGCGGGGTCTGGGCGATGCGGCGCAGCGCCTCGTCGCCGTCATAGGCATAGCTCACCTCGGCGGCCGGGAGCTTTTGCTTCAGACACTCGCCGATTATGTTGCACGTATCGGGGCAATCATCAACAACGAGGATTCTCATAGCCGGCCTCATTGTCCCAGTTGGGTGTGCAGGTCGATGACGGCATGGTCGGTCTGGCCGCGCCACTTGGCAAGGTTGAACTCGTCTATCTGGGTCCAGGCC
This window of the Verrucomicrobiota bacterium genome carries:
- the rbsD gene encoding D-ribose pyranase; the protein is MEHDVDSLVDRWTREQKDRLVERCRAGAPAPAEAAKDGSSAQALAKAETPRLLNSMLAGALREIGHTQMLLLADKGFPVPPGVETIDLALTDNVPTILDVIRAITADFDFDRVLITDEMRELSPERPNELEALTKKPFETFPHVAFKHLAAHARLAIRTGDATPYANCILVCG
- a CDS encoding response regulator encodes the protein MRILVVDDCPDTCNIIGECLKQKLPAAEVSYAYDGDEALRRIAQTPPSLVILNIRMPGKSGFDVLEQIRAGGNNVPVLLTSATAGAEVLARGTLDDGHVQFIEKPFRWDTFVERARELLRIGASALPRAGKPRMRTRKWTWR